Proteins found in one Eretmochelys imbricata isolate rEreImb1 chromosome 9, rEreImb1.hap1, whole genome shotgun sequence genomic segment:
- the LOC144270414 gene encoding LOW QUALITY PROTEIN: disintegrin and metalloproteinase domain-containing protein 21-like (The sequence of the model RefSeq protein was modified relative to this genomic sequence to represent the inferred CDS: deleted 2 bases in 1 codon): protein MAAAGPLRAGCSTLLLLLLGSLLPSAGRDGTAGLPRYQVTVPQRLAPPGGREAEGRVSYQLHMGGRLLVAHLQQKGLFLAGHLPVFTYEGGELVRSQPFIPSHCYYEGYVEGAPESLVVLSTCSGGLRGLLHIEGMSYGIEPIKASSTCQHLLYRIGSEGHVKGTPVSCGVTTEELQHQGTKIQVTGPAVAAGRHRWTHATYIEFCVVVEKEQFILFRRNESLLTSQVLEVINMVDSFYRALGAHVILVGLEIWTENNLITLPDIIGNALPEFNRWRNDVLYRRLQHDAGQLFMAKIYRGRVGRAYVGGICLVTDAASIVTWRFASVPFFSVTVAHELGHNLGMYHDYDKCLCNRTVGCIMAAVHVTTDQFSDCSREVYFNLLREGAGFCLYNIPAPSKIFRMKRCGNKVVEGEEECDCGSELECKKDLCCQSTCKLKPGMACAFGKCCKKCQILAEGKLCRAAVDECDLPEYCNGTSKWCQDNVYVQDGTPCSDMGYCYRGSCHNHKKQCADIFGRGAQKAPLSCFSNLNTRGDRFGNCGGGETGANYKKCKISDVLCGRIQCKNVEKIPPLKEHSTVVQTPLGHIWCWGIDHHAGTDVIVTGAVKDGTFCGNGKICLNRTCASVPNLNFVCDAKKKCNSRGVCTNTKNCHCNYGWAPPDCKFPGYGGSIDSGPVPVSKPMVSIWSSSLGNVIWVVIGISIVLLVSQIFRILTKTGWIKVFGRLDATQRKQTAAASAGDRQSLHKNGSISSKK from the exons ATGGCGGCGGCAGGGCCGTTGCGGGCGGGCTGTtccacgctgctgctgctgctgctggggtccCTCCTGCCTAGCGCGGGCCGTGATGGGACTGCGGGGCTTCCCCGCTACCAGGTGACGGTGCCTCAGCGGCTGGCGCCTCCTGGGGGCCGGGAGGCCGAGGGGCGGGTGTCCTACCAGCTGCACATGGGTGGGAGACTTCTGGTTGCTCACCTGCAGCAGAAGGGCCTGTTCCTGGCCGGCCACCTCCCTGTGTTCACCTACGAGGGGGGTGAGCTGGTGAGGAGCCAACCCTTCATCCCAAGCCACTGCTACTAcgagggctacgtggagggtgcCCCAGAGTCACtggtggtgctgagcacctgctctggggggctgcggggactgctgcacattgaggggaTGAGCTACGGGATCGAGCCCATCAAGGCCTCCTCCACCTGCCAGCACCTTCTCTATCGGATA GGAAGTGAAGGGCACGTGAAGGGCACACCTGTCTCATGTGGGGTGACCACTGAGGAGTTGCAACACCAAGGAACCAAGATCCAGGTCACCGGGCCTGCTGTGGCAGCGGGACGTCACAGATGGACACATGCCACGTATATTGAGTTCTGTGTGGTGGTGGAGAAAGAGCAGTTCATCCTTTTTAGAAGGAATGAAAGCCTCCTGACCAGCCAGGTCCTCGAAGTGATCAATATGGTGGACTCATTTTATCGTGCTTTGGGGGCTCATGTCATCCTAGTTGGACTAGAGATCTGGACAGAAAACAACCTCATCACATTACCCGATATTATAGGCAATGCCCTTCCTGAATTTAACCGCTGGAGGAATGATGTGCTCTATCGTCGCCTGCAGCATGATGCTGGACAGCTATTTATGGCTAAAATATACAGAGGGCGTGTTGGGCGGGCATATGTAGGAGGCATCTGCCTTGTGACGGATGCAGCATCCATTGTCACATGGCGTTTTGCTTCTGTGCCATTTTTTTCAGTCACTGTTGCACATGAGTTGGGTCATAATCTTGGCATGTATCATGACTATGATAAATGTCTTTGTAACAGAACTGTTGGCTGCATCATGGCTGCTGTGCATGTAACTACTGATCAGTTCAGTGACTGCAGTCGTGAAGTATATTTTAATCTCCTCCGTGAAGGCGCTGGATTCTGCCTATATAACATCCCAGCACCCAGCAAAATATTTAGGATGAAGCGCTGTGGTAACAAGGTggtggaaggggaagaggaatgtGACTGTGGCTCGgaactggaatgcaaaaaagactTGTGTTGTCAGTCCACGTGCAAACTGAAACCAGGTATGGCTTGTGCTTTTGGAAAGTGCTGTAAAAAGTGTCAAATTCTTGCTGAAGGAAAACTATGCAGAGCAGCTGTTGATGAGTGTGACCTTCCTGAGTATTGCAATGGGACTTCAAAGTGGTGCCAAGATAATGTGTATGTACAAGATGGAACTCCATGCAGTGACATGGGCTACTGTTATCGGGGAAGCTGCCATAACCACAAGAAACAGTGTGCAGATATCTTTGGAAGGGGTGCACAAAAAGCTCCTCTAAGTTGCTTCAGTAACCTGAACACTCGAGGTGACCGGTTTGGCAACTGTGGCGGTGGTGAAACTGGAGCAAATTacaaaaaatgtaaaatcagTGATGTCTTGTGTGGAAGGATTCAGtgtaaaaatgtagaaaaaataccTCCTTTGAAGGAACATAGTACTGTCGTACAAACTCCCCTGGGTCATATCTGGTGTTGGGGTATAGACCATCATGCTGGGACTGATGTAATTGTTACAGGGGCAGTGAAAGATGGCACATTTTGTGGTAATGGAAAAATTTGCCTTAATAGGACATGTGCAAGTGTGCCAAATTTGAATTTCGTTTGTGACGCTAAGAAAAAATGCAACAGTAGGGGAGTATGCACCAATACTAAAAATTGCCACTGTAACTATGGGTGGGCCCCTCCAGATTGTAAATTCCCAGGATATGGAGGAAGCATTGACAGTGGACCTGTTCCAGTGTCTAAGCCTATGGTAAGTATATGGAGCAGTAGTCTGGGTAATGTTATCTGGGTAGTAATTGGCATCAGTATTGTTCTCCTTGTTTCTCAAATTTTTAGGATACTTACAAAAACTGGATGGATAAAAGTGTTTGGAAGGCTAGATGCCACACAGAGAAaacaaactgctgctgcttctgctggtgATAGACAGAGCCTCCATAAGAACGGCAGTATTAGCTCAAAAAAGTAA